The following coding sequences lie in one Spinacia oleracea cultivar Varoflay chromosome 1, BTI_SOV_V1, whole genome shotgun sequence genomic window:
- the LOC130465661 gene encoding acetylserotonin O-methyltransferase-like yields the protein MEQTMLRDVTNGEHRGKEEEEEAEASVDIWRYVFGFTEMAIVKCANDLGIADVFHKNGGSMSTSRASIFPLMSATFPLPRNELKVGIVKARTASNMNRHYDQRE from the exons ATGGAACAAACAATGTTGAGAGATGTAACAAATGGTGAGCACAGGGGAAaggaagaggaggaagaagCAGAAGCAAGTGTAGATATTTGGAGATATGTATTTGGTTTCACAGAGATGGCAATAGTTAAATGTGCTAATGACCTTGGCATAGCCgatgtttttcataaaaatggTGGATCTATGTCAACTAGCCGAGCTAGCATCTTCCCTTTAATGTCCGCCACCTTCCCTCTACCGCGTAATGAG CTAAAAGTTGGCATTGTAAAGGCAAGGACTGCATCAAATATGAATCGTCACTATGACCAAAGAGAATGA
- the LOC110782803 gene encoding non-functional NADPH-dependent codeinone reductase 2-like, with product MSHVPRIQLSHNGGSIPVLGFGTAPDPPVASEITKTAVLTAIKAGYRHFDTACLYYTEEPLGEAIAQALKEDLITSRGDLFITSKLWCSDAHGDRVVPALQATLRKLNMEYVDLYLVHWPVSSKPGVYEYPIKEEDFMAMDYKSVWEAMEECKKLGLAKSIGVSNFSRKKLAHVLSFATIPPAVNQVEVNPTWQQKEMIEFCKANGVVVTAYAPLGAIGTFYGSKNVMESDTLKEIANRRCKSVAQVCLRWAVEQGIAVVVKSFNEERMKQNLNIFDWELSDEDHEQIRKIPQFRVCRGLDYTSKFGPFAIIEELWDGEV from the exons ATGTCACATGTACCAAGAATTCAGTTAAGCCACAACGGAGGGAGCATACCCGTGTTGGGATTCGGCACCGCACCCGACCCACCAGTTGCATCCGAGATTACCAAAACCGCCGTCCTCACCGCCATAAAAGCCGGTTACCGCCATTTTGACACCGCTTGCCTATACTACACGGAGGAACCTCTCGGGGAAGCCATTGCTCAAGCGCTTAAGGAAGATTTGATCACATCTCGTGGCGATCTGTTCATCACCTCTAAACTATGGTGTAGTGATGCACACGGGGACCGCGTGGTCCCCGCGTTACAAGCAACTCTAAG GAAGCTGAACATGGAATATGTTGATCTTTATCTTGTACACTGGCCGGTGAGCTCTAAGCCGGGGGTGTACGAGTACCCGATAAAGGAGGAAGATTTCATGGCCATGGATTACAAATCAGTTTGGGAAGCAATGGAAGAATGCAAGAAGCTTGGATTAGCAAAGTCTATTGGAGTCAGCAACTTTTCTCGCAAGAAGTTGGCGCATGTACTATCCTTTGCTACCATCCCTCCTGCTGTTAATCAA gttgaggtAAATCCAACATGGCAACAAAAGGAGATGATTGAATTCTGCAAAGCTAATGGCGTTGTTGTGACGGCTTACGCTCCCTTAGGTGCTATAGGGACATTCTACGGTAGCAAGAACGTCATGGAATCGGATACCTTGAAAGAAATTGCCAATCGTAGGTGTAAATCTGTAGCTCAG GTATGTTTGAGGTGGGCAGTGGAGCAAGGGATCGCAGTGGTAGTGAAGAGCTTCAACGAGGAGAGGATGAAACAAAACCTCAACATATTTGATTGGGAATTGAGTGATGAGGATCATGAGCAGATCAGAAAAATTCCTCAATTTAGAGTGTGTAGAGGATTAGATTACACGTCAAAGTTTGGTCCTTTTGCAATTATTGAGGAGCTTTGGGATGGAGAGGTCTAA
- the LOC110782846 gene encoding metalloendoproteinase 5-MMP-like produces the protein MAAKIYLVVYAIIMLQLSLVPHICQSKPIDSPFGFLNSLEGSTKGQENVDGLHQLKSYLAKFGYLENQVVFENDNLFDEKLEKAIKTYQRNYKLSVTGHLDGATITQMMKPRCGCPDIMNGRNSKRNKDETSIYKNRKSRNGTSLYVLGNTKWPPSKYNLTYKILSKTLVPGTFNMKHLVEESLKQWVEFSPFTFSEGTDGSKTDLVFGVARWNRGDGKPFDGPGGVLALSCFPTGGWSSYDATEKWSDDIDDTKPDQFDLYSVVLHEIGHLLGVAHSKDPTAVMFPTFGFGQKRQKLQPDDVQGIQALYRPN, from the exons ATGGCAGCTAAAATTTACCTCGTGGTATATGCAATTATAATGTTGCAATTATCTTTGGTTCCACACATATGCCAGTCAAAACCAATTGATAGCCCATTTGGATTCTTAAACAGCTTAGAAGGATCCACGAAAGGCCAAGAGAACGTTGATGGCCTTCACCAGCTTAAAAGTTACCTTGCCAAATTTGGGTACCTCGAAAATCAAGTCGTGTTTGAAAATGACAACTTATTTGACGAGAAGCTTGAGAAAGCAATCAAAACTTATCAGCGCAATTACAAGCTAAGTGTTACCGGACATTTGGATGGTGCTACAATAACACAGATGATGAAACCCCG ATGTGGTTGTCCAGACATTATGAATGGAAGGAATTCGAAGCGAAACAAAGACGAGACAAGTATATACAAAAACCGAAAATCCCGAAACGGAACATCCTTGTACGTACTTGGTAATACAAAATGGCCACCCTCAAAGTACAACCTAACGTACAAAATACTAAGCAAAACCCTAGTTCCCGGAACATTCAACATGAAACACTTAGTAGAGGAGTCGCTAAAACAATGGGTAGAATTTAGCCCATTCACATTTTCGGAAGGGACTGACGGAAGCAAAACCGATTTGGTATTCGGGGTAGCCCGATGGAATCGCGGGGATGGAAAGCCATTTGATGGTCCAGGTGGAGTATTAGCTCTTTCTTGTTTTCCAACTGGTGGGTGGTCTAGTTATGATGCAACTGAAAAATGGAGCGATGATATAGATGACACTAAACCAGATCAATTTGATCTGTACTCCGTTGTGCTACATGAAATCGGTCACCTCCTCGGCGTTGCCCATTCTAAGGACCCGACTGCTGTAATGTTTCCTACCTTTGGGTTTGGGCAGAAGAGACAAAAGCTCCAACCGGATGATGTTCAAGGTATTCAAGCCTTGTATCGtcctaattaa
- the LOC110782871 gene encoding uncharacterized protein gives MISYISDYRLIHVYHLQHFSDSEFPILLNGGGLYSYWNLPKQRERSEKNRANALSNKIRSACGAKSIARTIYELELEVEAGSNEHEEENEATNASSSNATTSTTQANGDPMYLKLWEKTKRHKNGKFDDEAEIKYNKFKQLHEKEVGEKGADNVSVDVAYENVLGYRPGYARGLGKGHPVLSKDLKKGRVELEVTVVQLQNENNTMRAEFEHHKAETLRKENEAKKKQEELEQKLKLIMEKIGLESLT, from the exons ATGATCAGTTACATATCTGATTATCGTTTGATTCATGTCTATCATTTGCAGCACTTTTCTGATTCTGAATTCCCG ATCTTGCTCAATGGAGGTGGCTTATATAGCTATTGGAACCTTCCTAAACAGAGG GAAAGAAGTGAAAAGAATCGGGCGAATGCTCTTTCAAACAAGATCCGGTCAGCTTGTGGTGCCAAATCAATAGCTAGGACAATTTATGAATTG GAACTTGAGGTTGAGGCAGGTAGTAATGAGCATGAAGAGGAGAACGAGGCCACAAATGCATCTAGTTCAAATGCAACTACATCAACAACACAAGCTAATGGCGACCCTATGTATTTGAAGCTATGGGAGAAGACAAAGAG GCACAAAAATGGGAAGTTTGATGACGAGGCTGAAATTAAGTACAACAAGTTTAAACAGTTGCATGAGAAAGAAGTTGGAGAGAAAGGTGCAGACAATGTTTCCGTAGATGTGGCCTATGAAAACGTTCTTGGATATCGTCCAGGTTATGCACGGGGGTTAGGTAAAGGTCACCCGGTGTTGTCCAAGGATTTGAAGAAAGGAAGGGTTGAGTTGGAAGTAACTGTAGTGCAACTCCAGAATGAGAACAACACGATGCGAGCTGAATTTGAGCATCATAAAGCTGAAACTTTGAGAAAGGAAAATGAAGCTAAGAAGAAACAAGAAGAACTGGAACAGAAGCTTAAATTAATCATGGAGAAAAttggccttgaatccttgacaTAA
- the LOC110782845 gene encoding metalloendoproteinase 5-MMP-like — translation MAAKVYLVVYAIIMLQLSLVPYICQSKLIDSSFGFLNSLEGSTKGQENVDGLHQLKSYLAKFGYLENQVVFENDNLFDEKLEKAIKTYQRNYKLSVTGHLDGATITQMMKPRCGCPDIINGRNTMRNKDMYRTSLYVLGNTTWPSSKYNLTYKIQINASVTGTQNMRSIVEESLRKWAQYSPFTFLEVTDGSQTDLIFEVSQDRGDGTPFDGHGGLLALSSYPTGGWSHYDPSESWTSDDPRPDQMDLYSVVLHEIGHLLGVDHTSVQSAVMFPIINAGQKKRDLQPDDIQGIEALYHSS, via the exons ATGGCAGCTAAAGTTTACCTGGTGGTATATGCAATTATAATGTTGCAATTATCTTTGGTTCCATACATATGCCAATCAAAACTAATTGATAGCTCATTTGGATTCTTAAACAGCTTAGAAGGATCCACGAAAGGCCAAGAGAACGTTGATGGCCTTCACCAGCTTAAAAGTTACCTTGCCAAATTCGGGTACCTCGAAAATCAAGTCGTGTTTGAAAATGACAACTTATTTGATGAGAAGCTTGAGAAAGCAATCAAAACTTATCAGCGCAATTACAAGCTAAGTGTTACCGGACATTTGGATGGTGCTACAATAACACAGATGATGAAACCTCG ATGTGGTTGTCCAGACATTATCAATGGAAGGAACACGATGCGAAACAAAGACATGTACAGAACATCCTTATATGTACTTGGTAATACGACATGGCCATCCTCAAAGTACAACCTAacgtacaaaatacaaatcaatGCGAGTGTTACCGGGACACAAAACATGAGATCAATAGTAGAGGAGTCGTTAAGAAAATGGGCACAGTACAGCCCTTTCACATTTTTGGAAGTAACAGACGGTAGCCAAACCGATTTGATATTCGAGGTCTCACAAGACCGAGGGGATGGAACCCCTTTTGATGGTCATGGTGGATTATTAGCTCTTTCTTCATACCCGACTGGTGGGTGGTCACATTATGATCCAAGTGAGAGTTGGACGAGTGATGACCCAAGACCCGATCAAATGGACTTGTACTCCGTTGTGTTACATGAAATCGGTCACCTTCTCGGCGTTGACCATACCTCCGTCCAGAGTGCAGTCATGTTTCCTATTATTAATGCAGGCCAGAAGAAACGAGATCTCCAGCCGGATGATATTCAAGGGATTGAAGCCTTGTATCATTCAAGCTAA
- the LOC110782804 gene encoding metalloendoproteinase 1-like, producing the protein MATTPYIFCAILILLFNLVPHTTQSKPHGNPFGFLKTLEGSKKGQNVDGIHHLKGYLTKFGYLENNRVSENGVTTTMAINNEDAQLFDESVEEAIKTYQHNYGLNVTGHLDAATVKQMMLPRCGAADIINGKNTMQKKDKTRGHNNRKSMYGTSLYANRGVYWPSTQYELTYQVRSETLVRGAENMRYIVANALRQWERYSPFSFQEVAEGYQSNLVFAFAQGDHGDGHPFDGPGGILGHSFYPTDGRSHYDAMENWSDNPGQYQMDLYSVVLHEIGHLLGLAHTQDQSAVMYPTIAPGTLKRELQEDDVEGIQALYGAT; encoded by the exons ATGGCAACTACACCTTATATTTTTTGTGCAATTTTAATATTGCTCTTTAATTTGGTTCCACACACAACTCAATCAAAACCACATGGTAACCCTTTTGGCTTCCTAAAGACCTTAGAAGGAAGCAAGAAGGGCCAAAATGTGGATGGCATTCACCATCTTAAAGGTTACCTTACAAAATTTGGGTACCTCGAAAATAATCGAGTGTCCGAAAATGGGGTGACTACTACCATGGCTATCAACAACGAAGATGCTCAATTATTTGACGAGAGTGTTGAAGAGGCGATCAAAACCTACCAGCACAATTACGGGTTAAATGTTACAGGACATTTGGACGCTGCCACGGTGAAGCAGATGATGCTACCTCG ATGTGGCGCTGCGGACATTATCAACGGCAAGAACACGATGCAAAAGAAAGACAAAACAAGAGGTCATAACAACCGAAAGTCCATGTATGGAACATCATTATACGCAAATAGAGGGGTATATTGGCCATCCACACAGTATGAACTAACATATCAAGTTCGGTCAGAGACCCTAGTCCGGGGGGCAGAGAACATGCGCTACATAGTGGCTAATGCATTGAGACAATGGGAACGATATAGCCCCTTTAGTTTTCAGGAAGTTGCCGAGGGCTACCAATCCAATTTAGTATTCGCATTTGCGCAAGGTGATCACGGGGATGGTCATCCCTTTGATGGCCCTGGTGGTATATTAGGTCATTCTTTTTATCCAACTGATGGTCGGTCACATTATGATGCAATGGAGAATTGGAGTGACAATCCTGGACAATATCAAATGGATTTATACTCTGTTGTTCTTCATGAAATTGGCCACCTCCTTGGCTTAGCTCATACGCAGGACCAGAGTGCTGTCATGTATCCTACTATTGCTCCTGGGACGTTGAAAAGAGAGCTACAAGAAGATGATGTTGAAGGTATTCAAGCCTTATATGGAGCGACATAA